A stretch of Pseudophryne corroboree isolate aPseCor3 chromosome 9, aPseCor3.hap2, whole genome shotgun sequence DNA encodes these proteins:
- the PSMD6 gene encoding 26S proteasome non-ATPase regulatory subunit 6 has product MPLENLEEEGLPKNPDLRIAQLKFLLSLPETRGDVRLRAELMEAVTLNNMAPYYESLCKQVDWQVDTDLLNKMKKANEEELKRLDDQLEDAEKNLGESEIRDAMMARAEYLCRIGDKEGALTAFRKTYDKTVALGHRLDIVFYLLRIGLFYMDNDLITRNTEKARSLIEEGGDWDRRNRLKVYQGLYCVAIRDFKQAAELFLDTVSTFTSYELMDYKTFVTYTVYVSMIALDRPDLREKVIKGAEILEVLHSLPTVRQYLFSLYECRYSVYFQSLAAVEQEMKKDWLFAPHYRYYVREMRIQAYSQLLESYRSLTLGYMAEAFGVGVEFIDQELSRFIAAGRLHCKIDKVNGIVETNRPDSKNWQYQETIKKGDLLLNRVQKLSRVINM; this is encoded by the exons ATGCCGCTggagaacctggaagaagaggggcTGCCCAAGAACCCGGACCTCCGCATCGCGCAACTGAAGTTCCTGCTCAGCCTCCCGGAGACCCGCGGAGATGTCAGGCTCCGTGCCGAGCTCATGGAGGCCGTCACCCTCAACA ATATGGCTCCCTACTACGAGAGCCTCTGCAAGCAGGTAGACTGGCAAGTAGACACAGACCTGCTGAATAAGATGAAGAAAGCAAATGAGGAGGAGCTGAAGAGGCTCGATGACCAGCTTGAGGATGCAGAGAAAAACCTGGGCGAGAGTGAGATTAGAGACGCGATGATGGCGCGAGCCGAGTACCTGTGTAGGATCGGCGACAAG GAAGGGGCGCTTACAGCTTTCCGAAAGACGTACGACAAAACAGTGGCCCTTGGACATCGCTTAGATATAGTGTTTTACCTGCTGAGAATTGGTCTGTTCTACATGGATAACGACCTTATCACACGAAACACAGAGAAAGCTCGCAG CCTCATTGAGGAAGGAGGTGACTGGGATCGCAGGAACCGGCTGAAGGTCTATCAGGGACTGTACTGTGTGGCTATTCGAGACTTTAAGCAAGCAGCTGAACTCTTCCTGGACACTGTTTCCACGTTCACTTCCTATGAGCTGATGGATTACAAGACCTTTGTTACATACACCGTGTATGTCAGTATGATAGCATTGGACCGTCCGGATCTGCGAGAGAAG GTCATCAAAGGCGCAGAGATCCTAGAAGTGTTACACAGTCTGCCCACAGTCCGGCAGTATCTCTTCTCTTTATACGAGTGTCGTTACTCTGTTTACTTCCAGTCTCTGG CGGCTGTGGAACAGGAGATGAAGAAGGACTGGCTGTTTGCCCCCCATTACAGATACTACGTCCGAGAGATGAGGATTCAGGCGTACAGTCAGTTGCTGGAATCGTACCGATCACTGACTCTAGGTTACATGGCTGAAGCTTTCGGGGTCGGCGTAGAATTCATAGACCA GGAGCTCTCCAGGTTTATTGCGGCTGGAAGACTACACTGCAAGATAGACAAAGTGAATGGCATTGTAGAGACCAACAG GCCGGATAGCAAGAACTGGCAGTACCAGGAGACCATAAAGAAAGGCGACTTGTTACTGAACAGAGTACAGAAGCTCTCCCGTGTAATTAACATGTGA